From Echinicola jeungdonensis, the proteins below share one genomic window:
- a CDS encoding iron ABC transporter permease, which yields MNTFAPHTKKIKILAGLISLILLFLFNLGMGSVYIPLMEILEALLGGQLTKSSWETIIFEYRVPKALTAILAGISLSLSGLQMQTFFRNPLAGPYVLGISSGAGLGVAILLLGSSAFGWSLGGTMTYMSWGVWGIIISGSLGAILVLLLMSLTAWKIKDSMTLLIIGLMFGSASGAIVSVLSYFGDAEELKLFTIWSMGSLGGITHNQLAILALITLIGVLPVILRVKSYNAMLLGERYAASMGINIKSLRWAMILSTGVLAGSATAFCGPIAFIGIAVPHLARMIFQTGDHRILFPASALIGAGFLLFSDGISQLPGAASTLPINVITSLFGAPLVIWLILKRNFSKEF from the coding sequence TTGAATACTTTCGCACCCCATACCAAAAAAATAAAAATCCTTGCCGGTTTAATATCCCTTATCCTTTTGTTTTTATTCAACCTGGGCATGGGGTCTGTGTACATCCCGCTCATGGAAATATTGGAAGCTTTACTGGGGGGGCAACTTACCAAATCAAGTTGGGAAACCATTATTTTCGAATATAGGGTTCCAAAAGCACTCACCGCGATACTTGCCGGCATATCCCTATCTCTTAGCGGACTTCAGATGCAAACTTTTTTCAGAAACCCTTTAGCAGGCCCCTATGTATTAGGGATCAGTTCAGGTGCCGGCCTGGGGGTGGCTATTTTATTATTAGGAAGCAGTGCCTTTGGCTGGAGTTTGGGGGGAACGATGACTTATATGAGCTGGGGTGTTTGGGGAATTATCATTTCCGGAAGTTTAGGAGCAATTTTAGTATTATTATTAATGAGCCTCACTGCCTGGAAGATCAAGGACAGTATGACCCTTTTGATCATAGGATTAATGTTTGGTAGTGCCTCAGGGGCCATTGTCAGTGTACTTTCCTATTTTGGGGATGCAGAGGAATTAAAATTATTTACCATTTGGTCCATGGGGAGCCTTGGTGGCATTACCCATAACCAATTGGCCATTCTGGCATTAATTACCTTAATAGGGGTTTTACCGGTAATTTTAAGGGTCAAATCCTACAATGCCATGTTGTTGGGAGAAAGATATGCCGCCAGTATGGGGATAAATATAAAGTCCCTTCGTTGGGCTATGATCCTCAGTACCGGAGTTTTGGCAGGAAGCGCCACGGCTTTTTGTGGGCCTATTGCATTTATTGGTATTGCAGTACCCCACCTTGCCAGAATGATTTTTCAAACAGGGGATCACCGGATTTTATTCCCTGCCTCGGCATTGATAGGGGCTGGTTTTCTCCTGTTCAGTGATGGTATCAGCCAATTGCCGGGTGCCGCTTCAACTTTACCCATTAATGTCATCACCTCCCTCTTTGGGGCCCCTTTGGTCATTTGGTTAATTTTAAAAAGAAACTTCAGTAAGGAATTTTGA
- a CDS encoding 1-deoxy-D-xylulose-5-phosphate reductoisomerase: MSEKKKVALLGSTGSIGTQALEVIRGHADRFEVEVLTAQNNVDLLVQQALEFKPNAVVIVNETHYPKVKEALDPHFIKVFAGENSLAQVVEMDSIDVVLTALVGYSGLLPTIKAIEAGKQIALANKETLVVAGELITKLAREKGVNIYPIDSEHSAIFQCLVGEFHNPIEKLILTASGGPFRGKDKQFLSTVTKEQALKHPNWDMGAKITIDSASMMNKGLEVIEAKWLFGVDPKQIEVVVHPQSIVHSLVQFEDGSIKAQLGLPDMRIPIQFALSYPDRFVSDFPRFDFMKYPSLGFEAPDGDTFRNLSLAFEALEKGGNAPCILNASNEVVVAAFLCGEVGFLEMSDIIGHTLQTVDFIAHPSLEDYVETDKKAREKTKELIKH; encoded by the coding sequence ATGTCAGAAAAAAAGAAAGTAGCCCTTTTAGGTTCTACCGGAAGTATAGGGACACAAGCATTGGAGGTGATCAGGGGCCATGCAGATCGGTTTGAAGTGGAAGTGCTGACAGCCCAAAATAATGTAGATCTCCTTGTTCAGCAAGCTTTGGAGTTTAAGCCCAATGCTGTTGTAATTGTCAATGAAACCCATTACCCGAAAGTAAAAGAGGCTTTAGATCCTCACTTTATCAAGGTGTTTGCAGGTGAAAATTCCCTGGCCCAAGTGGTAGAAATGGATTCCATAGATGTGGTTTTGACAGCTTTGGTGGGATACTCAGGATTATTGCCGACGATCAAAGCCATTGAAGCAGGCAAACAAATTGCCCTTGCTAACAAAGAAACACTTGTAGTGGCCGGTGAATTAATTACAAAGCTGGCTAGGGAAAAAGGGGTAAATATTTATCCGATAGATTCAGAACATTCTGCTATTTTTCAATGTCTGGTAGGTGAATTTCATAACCCTATTGAGAAATTGATTCTTACTGCTTCTGGCGGGCCATTTAGAGGGAAGGATAAACAATTTTTAAGTACTGTAACCAAGGAGCAGGCACTGAAACATCCCAATTGGGACATGGGGGCAAAAATTACCATTGATTCCGCTTCAATGATGAATAAAGGTTTGGAAGTTATTGAAGCCAAATGGTTGTTTGGGGTAGACCCAAAACAAATTGAAGTGGTGGTCCATCCCCAATCCATTGTCCATTCTTTGGTCCAATTTGAAGATGGAAGTATAAAAGCACAACTTGGATTGCCTGACATGCGTATTCCTATTCAGTTTGCTTTATCTTATCCGGACAGGTTTGTTTCAGATTTTCCCAGGTTTGATTTTATGAAATATCCTTCCCTGGGATTTGAAGCTCCAGATGGGGATACATTCAGGAACTTATCACTTGCCTTTGAGGCTTTAGAAAAAGGAGGCAATGCTCCATGCATCTTAAATGCTAGCAACGAAGTGGTTGTGGCCGCATTTTTGTGCGGAGAGGTAGGCTTCCTTGAAATGTCAGATATAATAGGCCATACCTTGCAAACCGTGGACTTTATTGCTCATCCCAGCTTGGAAGATTATGTGGAGACTGACAAAAAGGCAAGAGAAAAAACAAAAGAATTAATTAAGCATTAA
- a CDS encoding ABC transporter substrate-binding protein gives MKRFIFLSTLLFFFWACSSPSDKKESLSLEPLVLDFAEGFQIFQGDGYKIVEVSQGFPGDHQAFRYLVIEDSKPELPEGNFDGIIQPKVEKVILTSTTQVPHLDLLGINEKLIAFPNTDLISSPNVRKRIDEGKVMELGGGARFNIEKILELTPDLVVVSTLGDNLKDLQILQKAKIPAVINGEYVEKHPLGRAEWIKFTGALTGKLEKSLQVFNDIKSNYLQLKEKVNQTDFQQLPTVISGNMYKDIWYAPAGNNWGGLFLKDAGTDYIFKNMKSEGSLQLNYEFVLDKGMDAEYLLSTGEYKSLDEMARADSRYTQFKSFQNGQVFTFSNKRGPTGGMEYFELGYTRPDLILKDLIKIFHPSLLPNYQLYFYQKLQ, from the coding sequence ATGAAAAGATTTATATTTTTAAGCACCCTCTTATTCTTTTTTTGGGCATGTTCATCACCATCCGACAAAAAAGAATCCTTATCCCTGGAACCATTGGTTTTGGATTTTGCCGAGGGCTTTCAAATTTTTCAGGGCGACGGATATAAAATCGTTGAAGTTTCACAGGGCTTTCCTGGGGACCATCAGGCATTCCGGTATTTAGTTATTGAAGATTCAAAACCGGAATTACCCGAAGGAAATTTTGATGGAATCATCCAACCAAAGGTAGAAAAGGTGATTCTCACTTCCACTACTCAGGTGCCCCATTTGGACTTGCTGGGCATCAATGAAAAATTGATCGCTTTTCCCAATACGGATTTAATTTCTTCCCCAAATGTCCGGAAAAGAATTGATGAAGGAAAAGTCATGGAACTGGGTGGGGGTGCAAGATTCAATATTGAAAAAATCCTTGAGTTGACCCCTGATTTGGTTGTTGTTTCTACTTTAGGGGATAATCTCAAAGATCTTCAAATACTCCAAAAAGCAAAAATACCCGCAGTCATTAACGGAGAGTATGTGGAAAAACATCCTTTGGGACGTGCAGAGTGGATCAAATTTACCGGTGCTCTGACCGGTAAACTTGAAAAATCCCTGCAAGTTTTTAATGATATCAAATCCAATTACCTTCAATTAAAAGAAAAGGTTAATCAAACGGATTTTCAGCAATTACCTACAGTTATCAGTGGGAATATGTACAAAGACATTTGGTATGCCCCAGCAGGAAATAATTGGGGAGGTTTATTCCTGAAAGACGCCGGAACGGATTATATTTTCAAAAACATGAAAAGTGAGGGCAGCCTTCAGCTCAATTATGAATTTGTCCTGGATAAAGGCATGGATGCAGAATACCTGTTAAGCACCGGTGAATACAAGTCCTTAGACGAAATGGCAAGAGCTGACAGCAGATACACGCAATTTAAATCATTTCAAAACGGCCAGGTCTTTACCTTTTCCAACAAAAGAGGACCAACGGGGGGGATGGAATATTTCGAATTGGGATACACCCGACCCGACCTCATTTTAAAGGACCTAATTAAGATCTTCCACCCCAGCCTTTTGCCCAATTACCAACTCTATTTCTATCAAAAGCTCCAATGA
- a CDS encoding S1C family serine protease, which translates to MKKSFITFGLAFFAGLMGAGTFELVNGEDPQNESPMHNTEIPQPQQVNFSRPATGNNIQTNPPISFVEASEKSKESVVFIKNFSGTDYRRYSMFDFFFGPQGGSPQRVSTGSGVIFSEDGYIITNNHVVDRAETIEVVHHKRTFKAKLVGTDANTDIAVLKIDAKGLPEIQRGSSRDLKIGEWVMAVGNPFNLTSTVTAGIVSAKERQINILGGDFPLESFIQTDAAINPGNSGGALVNIHGELVGINTAILSRTGSYTGYGFAVPVDIASKVANDLIQYGEVQKAIPGIDAVEITPELAEEMDLESLDGVIVTHVIRDGAAAKAGIHRNDVITSIDGAKITGKGSFEEAISYYYPGDRITVTYQREGNEKNAQLTLQNLEGGTGVIKREFYSSNILGAKLEAVNTVEKDRLDINYGIKISGMTRGYLRELGLGNGFVLTKINGEPARDPKEIGPFLEEYSGRLLIEGLTPKGQPFMQTYSIR; encoded by the coding sequence ATGAAAAAAAGCTTCATAACATTTGGGCTGGCCTTTTTTGCAGGACTCATGGGAGCCGGAACTTTCGAGTTGGTAAATGGAGAGGATCCTCAAAATGAATCTCCAATGCATAACACCGAAATTCCCCAGCCTCAGCAGGTAAATTTCTCCAGACCAGCAACTGGCAATAATATTCAAACCAATCCTCCCATATCTTTTGTGGAGGCCTCGGAAAAAAGTAAAGAGTCGGTCGTTTTTATCAAGAATTTTTCAGGGACCGATTACCGCAGGTACAGTATGTTTGACTTTTTCTTTGGCCCGCAAGGCGGATCCCCACAAAGGGTAAGCACCGGCTCTGGGGTGATTTTCAGTGAAGATGGTTATATCATTACCAACAACCATGTGGTTGACAGGGCGGAAACCATAGAGGTAGTCCATCATAAAAGGACTTTCAAGGCAAAATTGGTTGGCACTGACGCCAATACTGATATTGCAGTATTGAAAATAGATGCCAAAGGGCTCCCTGAAATTCAAAGGGGAAGCAGTAGGGACCTAAAAATAGGAGAATGGGTCATGGCCGTAGGCAACCCATTTAACCTTACTTCCACCGTCACTGCGGGTATCGTTTCTGCCAAGGAAAGACAAATCAATATTCTCGGAGGAGATTTCCCACTTGAATCTTTTATCCAAACCGATGCAGCAATTAACCCTGGAAATTCGGGAGGTGCATTGGTCAATATTCATGGGGAATTGGTAGGAATTAACACAGCCATTCTTTCCAGGACAGGTTCCTATACAGGTTATGGATTCGCTGTGCCCGTAGACATAGCTTCGAAGGTAGCCAATGATTTAATCCAATATGGAGAGGTCCAAAAGGCCATTCCGGGAATTGATGCTGTAGAAATCACCCCGGAATTGGCAGAAGAAATGGATTTGGAATCATTGGATGGGGTTATTGTTACCCACGTAATCAGGGATGGTGCGGCAGCAAAAGCCGGCATTCATAGAAATGATGTCATCACCAGTATCGATGGGGCTAAAATAACCGGAAAGGGAAGTTTTGAAGAAGCAATATCCTACTATTATCCTGGTGACAGAATAACAGTCACTTACCAAAGGGAGGGGAATGAAAAAAATGCCCAACTTACCCTTCAAAATTTGGAAGGAGGCACCGGAGTGATCAAAAGGGAATTTTATAGTTCCAATATTTTGGGAGCAAAACTTGAGGCGGTCAATACCGTTGAAAAGGACCGGTTGGACATCAATTATGGAATAAAAATTTCGGGGATGACCAGGGGGTATCTGAGGGAACTGGGCCTTGGCAATGGTTTTGTCCTTACCAAAATCAATGGTGAACCCGCACGGGATCCAAAGGAAATTGGTCCATTTTTGGAAGAATATAGTGGCAGGTTGCTCATCGAGGGCTTAACCCCTAAAGGCCAACCATTTATGCAAACCTATAGTATCAGGTAA
- a CDS encoding HI0074 family nucleotidyltransferase substrate-binding subunit, which translates to MKTAPITSEKCFEDFQSSFVELQEVIEEINLRGIDPHREQHLIRSFELTHELALKTMTEYFRQQGRPPYSGSRDVTIDAFDEEIIDDGKGWLDMIIGRIKATSIYTEDVQHEMRDNIMKYYIHLFENFEVNMKNKLNL; encoded by the coding sequence ATGAAAACCGCACCCATCACTTCAGAAAAATGCTTTGAGGACTTCCAATCTTCTTTTGTCGAATTACAGGAAGTTATAGAAGAAATTAACCTAAGAGGAATCGATCCTCACCGGGAACAACACCTGATCCGTTCATTTGAACTCACCCATGAACTAGCCTTAAAAACTATGACGGAGTACTTCCGCCAACAAGGCCGGCCTCCTTATTCAGGATCAAGGGATGTTACCATTGATGCTTTTGATGAAGAGATAATAGATGATGGCAAAGGCTGGTTAGACATGATCATCGGTAGAATAAAAGCAACTTCCATTTATACCGAAGATGTCCAACATGAAATGAGAGATAATATCATGAAATACTACATCCACTTGTTTGAGAACTTTGAGGTAAATATGAAGAATAAACTTAATCTTTAA